The Sulfurihydrogenibium sp. YO3AOP1 genome has a window encoding:
- a CDS encoding nucleotidyltransferase domain-containing protein, producing MRISDYEKEIIVKTAKDIFGNNTKVYLFGSRVYDDKKGGDIDLYIIPENKDKLFEKEIKFKTLLQINLGEQKIDVVLHKDFERDIEKVALSEGVLLE from the coding sequence TTGAGAATCTCAGATTATGAAAAAGAAATAATCGTTAAAACTGCCAAAGATATTTTTGGAAACAACACAAAGGTTTATCTATTTGGAAGTAGGGTTTATGATGACAAAAAAGGTGGAGATATAGATTTATACATAATTCCAGAAAATAAGGATAAACTTTTTGAAAAAGAAATAAAATTTAAAACCTTACTCCAAATAAATCTTGGAGAGCAAAAGATAGACGTTGTCCTGCATAAAGACTTTGAAAGAGATATAGAAAAAGTAGCACTATCAGAGGGCGTTTTACTTGAATGA
- a CDS encoding TldD/PmbA family protein yields the protein MYKELVMSKAPYILTALMADGGEFGEIYFENLKSLTLNLEDNKIERISKGIDAGVGIRLIKNLKTYYGYTSEITFQNMMEIAKSLAKAEGEGRIAVGKAHYKAYTNVLIDPDEFELKKKKDILERANEIARAYDDRIKQVSVTLRDVKKEILIINTEGEIIEDTQIRVVFFVEAIASDGESLYRGYESTGGSIGYELFNEDFVNVIDYVATKAAERAVLGLKAKPAPAGSFTVVISSEAGGTMIHEAVGHGLEADLVNQGLSVYRGKIGEKVASELVSVIDDGTLLGKNGSFHFDDEGVPAQRKVLIENGILKGYMYDRLTAMKEGRQSTGNGRRDGYKNIPIVRMTNTYIDAGKDNPSDIIKDTKDGIYVVKMGGGQVNTVNGDFVFEIMEGYRIENGEITYPIKGATLIGNGPQALMDIDAVGYDLGWAIGTCGKDGQRAPVSDAQPTVRIKKLTLGGVI from the coding sequence ATGTATAAAGAATTGGTTATGTCAAAAGCACCGTACATATTAACGGCTTTAATGGCAGATGGTGGAGAGTTTGGAGAGATTTATTTTGAAAATTTAAAAAGCTTAACCTTAAATCTTGAAGACAACAAAATAGAAAGAATTTCAAAAGGAATAGATGCAGGCGTTGGGATAAGACTGATAAAAAACCTTAAAACCTACTATGGCTATACATCAGAGATTACTTTCCAAAACATGATGGAAATTGCTAAATCCTTAGCAAAAGCAGAAGGAGAAGGAAGAATAGCCGTTGGAAAAGCACACTATAAAGCATACACAAATGTTTTGATAGACCCGGATGAGTTTGAATTAAAAAAGAAAAAAGATATTCTTGAAAGAGCAAACGAAATAGCAAGAGCTTACGATGATAGAATAAAGCAGGTTTCTGTTACTTTAAGAGATGTAAAAAAAGAAATTTTAATAATAAACACAGAAGGAGAAATTATTGAAGATACTCAAATAAGAGTTGTATTTTTTGTAGAGGCAATAGCTTCCGATGGAGAATCTTTATACAGAGGATATGAATCTACCGGCGGTAGCATTGGATACGAGCTATTTAATGAAGATTTTGTAAATGTTATAGATTATGTAGCTACAAAGGCTGCAGAAAGAGCAGTTCTTGGATTAAAGGCAAAGCCTGCACCGGCAGGGAGCTTTACAGTTGTGATTTCATCGGAAGCAGGCGGAACTATGATTCACGAAGCAGTGGGACATGGACTTGAAGCGGATTTAGTAAATCAAGGCTTGTCAGTTTACAGAGGTAAGATAGGCGAAAAAGTAGCCTCAGAATTGGTTAGCGTGATAGATGATGGAACATTATTAGGAAAAAATGGAAGTTTTCATTTTGATGACGAGGGAGTGCCAGCACAAAGAAAAGTATTAATTGAAAATGGTATTTTAAAAGGCTATATGTACGATAGACTTACAGCAATGAAAGAGGGAAGGCAGTCAACAGGAAACGGTAGAAGGGATGGATATAAAAATATTCCAATTGTAAGAATGACAAATACTTACATAGATGCAGGAAAAGATAATCCATCTGATATTATTAAAGATACAAAAGACGGAATTTATGTTGTAAAAATGGGTGGTGGTCAGGTAAACACAGTCAATGGAGATTTTGTCTTTGAAATCATGGAAGGATACAGAATTGAAAACGGTGAGATAACATATCCAATCAAAGGAGCAACATTGATAGGCAATGGACCACAGGCATTGATGGATATAGATGCGGTGGGCTATGACTTAGGATGGGCTATTGGCACATGTGGCAAAGATGGGCAAAGAGCACCGGTTAGCGATGCACAACCAACGGTAAGAATCAAAAAACTTACTCTCGGCGGGGTAATTTGA
- a CDS encoding 6-carboxytetrahydropterin synthase codes for MPYIVRVRQKFNAAHFLTDYHGQPEPLHGHTWMVELFIRADKLDNGGMGYDFIEIKEFLKEILPDYKCMNDIYDFSPSAENVAKYLYDKIKERYPTLQKVVVWETEEGGAEYYEE; via the coding sequence ATGCCATACATAGTAAGAGTAAGACAGAAATTTAACGCAGCACACTTCTTGACGGATTATCACGGACAACCAGAGCCATTACACGGGCATACTTGGATGGTCGAGCTTTTCATAAGAGCTGATAAACTTGATAACGGTGGTATGGGATACGACTTTATAGAGATTAAAGAATTTCTAAAAGAGATTCTGCCAGACTATAAATGTATGAATGATATATACGACTTTTCTCCAAGTGCTGAAAATGTAGCTAAGTACTTATATGATAAAATAAAAGAAAGATACCCAACACTTCAAAAAGTTGTTGTTTGGGAAACTGAAGAGGGCGGAGCTGAATACTACGAAGAATGA
- a CDS encoding EAL domain-containing protein — MITFRVCPHDTKEGLEKWLKISDKIKQIFKQEVDFKPYKNFYEEEALISVDNFKPDIYYASFDAALILLQKNYKLIGRFKGYYDKFLLISLNNQKDFQNIAIVDKLSSYCILNKTGLYNKEVILYESFDEIINSLLNGKADAGAIFKEYYDELGQEIKDKLKIVEEIDLDISHYFLVSEEFYEKNSFNIITFIQELDLQEISQDEINKLKEYHELGKIVRNLIIQRILIESLKDINQLIISAETEEELFQRICESLVEKNHFKFVWIGKREGDFIKPVCKYGKDDGYIDNLVVSVREDLPEGRGQSGRAYRENRIIINENTLTSEFMTPWKNQLLKRDIYSSLAIPVEKNGEVYLVITIYSTKPFVFRKDFLTLFEELKQDISFALNKIEKDKENILLRKAVDNSKMWLLITDSNGTIEYVNQYVIDLTGYTKEEIIGKNPRIFKSGIQDIEFYKELWNTILSGKPFSAVFVNKTKDGRLIYIDQTIYPIKLKNKTLKFVSIGRDITQEKLLSEEIEKYKYYDSLTELPNFISFKIQFSEIIKNKIYEKFGLILIDIYNMSVVNASYEFETGNEILKEVAKNLKKEFPDGYAARIGSDEFAILIPNIENESILIYKIRDALDKDLNTSKGKIHISYNASIVLYNEDGQTFEELYNNAVLTLNTAKKEGENVIKFYESQLNKKLEEYLTAEKIVEKAFKKKLFKFYFQPYFKSEDFSVAGFESLVRIVDEDGTVYPPIKFIDYLENSKYITKFEEWALEEVSQKIKKFNSLNDKKDRTISLNLSPKGLLGYSLNLTSDELSDKNFVERLKSLPIETQNNLVIEITERNVIKDIEKSKKIFKDIKDLNKNIKIAIDDFGTGYSSLTYLRDLTIDILKIDMSFVRNIARSRQDLSLVKFIIGLAKDFGLKTIAEGVETEGQVKFLSLLGADYLQGFYFAKPMPEEEAVKLIMESI, encoded by the coding sequence ATGATTACCTTTAGAGTTTGTCCGCATGATACAAAAGAGGGACTGGAAAAATGGCTTAAAATCTCAGATAAAATAAAGCAAATTTTTAAACAAGAAGTAGATTTTAAACCTTATAAAAACTTCTACGAAGAAGAAGCATTAATATCAGTAGATAATTTTAAACCAGATATATATTATGCAAGCTTTGATGCTGCTTTAATTCTTTTACAAAAAAATTACAAACTTATAGGAAGATTTAAAGGTTATTACGATAAATTTCTTTTAATTAGTTTAAATAATCAAAAGGATTTCCAAAATATAGCAATAGTTGATAAACTTAGTTCTTATTGTATTTTAAACAAAACAGGTCTTTATAATAAAGAAGTTATTTTATATGAATCTTTTGATGAAATCATAAATTCTTTATTAAATGGAAAAGCTGATGCTGGAGCGATATTTAAGGAATATTATGATGAATTAGGTCAAGAAATTAAAGATAAGCTAAAAATCGTAGAAGAAATAGATTTGGATATAAGCCATTACTTTTTGGTATCAGAAGAATTTTATGAAAAGAATTCCTTTAATATAATTACATTTATCCAAGAATTAGATTTACAAGAGATTTCTCAAGACGAAATCAATAAACTTAAAGAATATCATGAACTTGGAAAAATAGTTAGGAATTTAATAATACAGAGGATTCTTATAGAAAGCTTAAAAGATATTAATCAGCTAATTATATCTGCAGAAACAGAAGAGGAATTATTTCAAAGAATATGTGAAAGCCTTGTAGAAAAAAATCATTTTAAATTTGTGTGGATTGGAAAGAGAGAAGGAGACTTTATTAAGCCAGTATGTAAGTATGGCAAAGACGATGGATATATAGATAATTTAGTTGTAAGTGTCAGAGAAGACCTGCCGGAGGGAAGAGGTCAATCAGGAAGAGCTTACAGAGAAAATAGAATTATTATAAATGAAAATACATTAACGTCAGAATTTATGACTCCATGGAAAAATCAGCTTCTAAAAAGAGACATATATTCATCGTTAGCTATTCCGGTAGAAAAAAATGGAGAAGTTTATTTAGTAATTACTATCTATTCAACAAAGCCATTTGTATTTAGAAAAGACTTTCTAACTTTATTTGAAGAACTTAAACAAGATATATCTTTTGCTTTAAATAAAATAGAAAAAGATAAAGAAAATATACTTTTAAGAAAGGCTGTAGATAATTCAAAAATGTGGCTTTTAATCACTGATTCAAATGGAACAATAGAGTATGTAAATCAATATGTTATAGATTTGACAGGATACACAAAAGAAGAAATAATTGGCAAAAATCCAAGAATATTTAAATCTGGAATACAGGATATAGAATTTTACAAAGAATTATGGAACACTATATTGTCGGGCAAACCATTTTCAGCAGTATTTGTAAATAAAACAAAAGATGGAAGACTAATTTATATAGACCAAACCATCTATCCAATTAAATTAAAAAATAAAACACTTAAATTTGTTTCCATTGGAAGAGATATAACACAAGAGAAACTACTTTCAGAGGAAATAGAAAAATATAAATACTATGATAGTTTAACTGAGCTTCCAAATTTTATATCATTTAAAATTCAATTCTCAGAAATAATTAAAAACAAAATATACGAAAAATTTGGATTAATATTGATAGACATTTATAACATGTCTGTAGTTAATGCTTCTTATGAATTTGAAACAGGCAATGAAATTTTAAAAGAAGTAGCAAAAAATCTAAAAAAAGAATTTCCAGATGGATATGCAGCCAGAATTGGAAGTGATGAGTTTGCAATACTTATTCCAAATATAGAAAACGAGTCAATACTTATTTATAAGATTAGAGATGCTTTAGATAAAGATTTAAATACTTCCAAAGGCAAAATTCATATTTCTTACAACGCTTCAATTGTCTTATACAATGAAGATGGTCAAACATTTGAAGAGCTTTATAATAACGCTGTTCTCACTTTAAACACAGCTAAAAAAGAAGGAGAAAATGTAATAAAATTCTATGAATCACAGTTAAATAAAAAATTAGAAGAATATCTAACAGCTGAAAAGATTGTAGAAAAAGCATTTAAAAAGAAATTATTTAAATTTTACTTCCAGCCATACTTTAAATCAGAAGACTTTTCAGTAGCAGGATTTGAATCATTAGTCAGGATAGTAGACGAAGATGGAACTGTTTATCCACCTATAAAGTTTATAGATTATCTTGAAAACAGCAAATATATCACAAAATTTGAAGAATGGGCTTTAGAAGAAGTTTCTCAAAAGATAAAAAAATTTAACTCTTTGAATGATAAAAAAGATAGAACAATATCTCTAAACCTATCACCAAAAGGACTGCTTGGATACTCATTAAACTTAACATCAGATGAACTATCAGATAAAAACTTTGTTGAAAGGTTAAAATCTTTGCCAATAGAAACTCAAAATAACTTAGTAATAGAAATCACAGAAAGAAATGTCATAAAAGATATAGAAAAATCTAAGAAGATATTTAAAGACATTAAAGATTTAAATAAAAACATAAAAATAGCGATAGATGACTTTGGAACAGGATATTCATCTTTAACATATTTAAGAGATTTAACTATTGATATACTAAAAATAGATATGTCTTTTGTAAGGAACATTGCAAGAAGTAGACAAGACTTATCGTTAGTAAAATTCATAATTGGATTAGCTAAAGATTTTGGATTAAAAACAATAGCTGAAGGTGTAGAAACAGAGGGGCAGGTAAAATTTTTATCTTTACTTGGAGCTGATTATCTGCAAGGATTTTATTTTGCAAAACCAATGCCAGAAGAAGAAGCTGTCAAGTTAATTATGGAGAGTATATAG
- a CDS encoding trypsin-like peptidase domain-containing protein has product MDNSDRFNFEKINKLLLFYILLYLIIQSCESKKEKDAVKLIQDRIENVISQTTPSVVTIFTKQDKETSLLLKDIDDESVGSGFVIKKTSNYLYIATNAHVIEKKGNIFVRFYNDRVFKAEVVGVDTKTDIAVLKVKLNNFNRDIKSLKFEYLENIKPGMFVLVAGSPYNLGHTYTFGIISAINREVGISSIEGFIQTDASINPGDSGGPLLNLDGKVVGMSIATVQTGQGIGFAIPVDILQDTVNQLIKYGKVRRGWIGIVVTDVSEEIKERMNINGGALVLKIEKNSPASGTGLVVGDIITKINGNPIKNSKEFRLFLNKVKPGDMIELEIINSKGKRTITVIPIEKD; this is encoded by the coding sequence ATGGATAATAGCGACCGTTTTAATTTCGAAAAAATAAACAAATTACTTTTATTTTACATCCTTTTATATCTAATTATTCAATCTTGTGAATCAAAAAAAGAAAAAGATGCTGTTAAACTAATTCAAGACAGAATTGAAAATGTAATCTCACAAACCACTCCATCTGTAGTAACTATTTTCACAAAACAAGACAAAGAAACTTCTTTATTACTTAAAGATATTGATGATGAATCAGTCGGTTCTGGATTTGTTATTAAAAAAACATCTAATTATCTCTATATAGCCACAAATGCACATGTAATTGAGAAAAAGGGAAATATTTTTGTTAGATTCTATAATGATAGAGTTTTTAAAGCCGAAGTTGTAGGAGTTGATACTAAAACTGATATAGCCGTTTTGAAAGTAAAACTGAATAATTTTAATAGAGATATAAAATCTCTAAAATTTGAATATTTAGAGAATATAAAGCCTGGAATGTTTGTGTTGGTTGCTGGCAGCCCTTATAATTTGGGGCATACTTACACGTTTGGAATCATATCAGCTATAAACAGAGAAGTAGGTATTTCATCTATAGAAGGTTTTATTCAGACAGATGCTTCTATTAATCCGGGTGATTCCGGTGGACCACTATTAAATCTTGACGGAAAAGTTGTTGGAATGAGTATAGCCACAGTTCAAACTGGACAAGGTATCGGTTTTGCTATCCCTGTAGATATACTACAAGACACTGTAAATCAACTAATAAAATATGGTAAGGTTAGAAGAGGTTGGATTGGTATAGTTGTAACAGATGTGTCTGAAGAGATAAAAGAAAGAATGAATATAAACGGTGGTGCTTTGGTATTAAAAATTGAGAAGAATAGCCCTGCTTCCGGAACTGGTTTAGTTGTCGGCGATATAATAACTAAAATTAATGGTAATCCAATAAAAAATTCTAAAGAGTTTAGGCTATTTTTAAATAAAGTAAAACCAGGAGATATGATAGAGCTTGAAATTATAAACTCAAAAGGAAAAAGAACCATAACAGTAATTCCGATAGAGAAAGATTAG
- a CDS encoding IS110 family transposase yields MNSYKIVIGIDVSKNSFTATVLYDNKKENFEVKSDPVEFEMKVKPYLKKFKKSDMLIIMEHTGVYHLKLANYLYENGYKVAVVNPFSIKKFMEAKMTRVKTDKADSFFIAEYGRTFFDGELYKPKSDVEKEIEVKLKILEDLQQQLTMLRNKRESLTYVPMKKLKENLEYYDELIRKIEKNIKELEKEIKELSKKNYQEEYKLLKSIPGISDRTIGMIISVYGNFERFKSVKDISSFIGINPSPYESAACVKKSVRIKKMGNPYARKILYMAALSAIRFNKYCRELYERLVSKGKAKKLALVAVAHKLLRQAYGVLKSRRPFDENFCT; encoded by the coding sequence ATGAACAGCTACAAAATAGTCATAGGAATTGATGTATCTAAAAACTCATTCACTGCTACAGTTTTGTATGATAACAAGAAAGAAAATTTTGAAGTTAAATCTGACCCGGTAGAGTTTGAAATGAAAGTAAAGCCTTACCTTAAGAAGTTTAAAAAGTCAGATATGCTTATCATAATGGAACATACGGGAGTTTACCATTTAAAGCTTGCTAATTATCTGTATGAAAATGGTTATAAAGTAGCAGTAGTAAATCCATTTTCAATAAAGAAATTTATGGAAGCTAAAATGACAAGAGTTAAAACAGATAAAGCTGATTCATTCTTTATTGCAGAATATGGAAGAACGTTTTTCGATGGAGAGCTTTATAAACCAAAATCAGATGTAGAAAAAGAAATAGAAGTAAAACTAAAGATATTGGAAGACCTACAACAGCAGCTTACAATGCTAAGAAACAAAAGAGAATCATTAACCTATGTACCAATGAAAAAATTGAAAGAGAATTTAGAATATTACGATGAGCTAATTAGAAAAATAGAAAAAAACATAAAAGAACTTGAGAAAGAGATAAAAGAATTGTCTAAGAAGAATTATCAAGAGGAATACAAACTTTTAAAAAGTATACCTGGTATAAGTGATAGGACTATAGGAATGATAATATCAGTATATGGAAATTTTGAAAGATTTAAGAGTGTAAAAGATATATCGAGTTTTATAGGAATTAATCCAAGCCCATATGAAAGTGCAGCATGTGTAAAGAAAAGTGTCCGGATAAAAAAGATGGGAAATCCATATGCAAGGAAAATATTATACATGGCAGCATTATCAGCAATAAGGTTTAACAAATACTGCAGAGAATTATACGAAAGATTAGTAAGTAAAGGTAAGGCTAAAAAATTAGCATTAGTGGCTGTAGCACATAAGTTATTAAGGCAAGCATATGGTGTATTAAAAAGCAGAAGACCATTTGATGAAAATTTTTGTACTTGA
- a CDS encoding ROK family protein, with the protein MILGIDIGGTFIKVVGKDENNNIFKEKISVNFQDKKTFVSEILKLIEKHKALKVGIAIAGLVDKKSGQLTNSPNLKFLEGLNLKQEIENHSNIKVFIENDANLAAYGEYVYGNGKDSEILVCLTLGTGLGGGAVIGGKIISGVSGSAMEIGHIAVEKNGLPCHCGRNGCLEAYVSSYGLERIYCMLTEKKTTSFEIVNLAKNKDEKALKSFEMFSNYLSTGIMNIAHIFNPDKILLAGGIIEHYPDILEIVREKTKNLIFPLPLRDLKIDMAKLGSWSGAFGALAFAEGHSS; encoded by the coding sequence TTGATTCTTGGAATTGATATTGGTGGGACTTTTATAAAGGTTGTTGGTAAAGATGAGAATAATAACATTTTTAAAGAGAAAATTAGCGTTAATTTTCAGGATAAAAAAACTTTTGTAAGTGAAATACTTAAATTAATAGAAAAACACAAAGCTTTAAAAGTTGGTATAGCCATTGCCGGACTTGTTGATAAAAAATCCGGTCAGCTTACAAACTCACCAAATCTAAAGTTTTTAGAAGGTTTGAATTTAAAGCAGGAGATAGAAAATCACAGTAATATCAAAGTGTTTATAGAGAATGATGCAAATCTTGCTGCTTATGGTGAGTATGTTTACGGAAATGGCAAAGATAGCGAAATTCTTGTCTGCTTGACCCTTGGAACCGGTCTTGGTGGTGGTGCTGTAATTGGTGGTAAAATCATCTCCGGCGTCTCGGGTAGTGCTATGGAGATAGGTCATATTGCTGTTGAAAAAAATGGACTACCATGCCACTGTGGAAGAAATGGTTGTTTAGAAGCTTATGTGTCTTCCTACGGACTTGAAAGGATATACTGTATGCTTACAGAAAAAAAGACAACATCTTTTGAGATAGTTAATCTTGCTAAGAACAAAGATGAAAAAGCTTTAAAATCTTTTGAGATGTTTAGTAATTACTTATCAACCGGTATTATGAATATTGCTCATATATTTAATCCTGACAAAATACTGCTGGCGGGCGGCATTATAGAACATTATCCTGATATTTTAGAGATTGTTAGAGAAAAAACAAAAAATCTTATTTTTCCATTACCACTTAGAGATTTAAAAATTGATATGGCAAAGCTTGGAAGTTGGAGTGGTGCTTTTGGTGCATTAGCTTTTGCGGAAGGTCATTCTTCGTAG
- the thiE gene encoding thiamine phosphate synthase has translation MLKGLYVITDEKLTPYDKIFDMVEQSLKGGAKLVQLRDKNNTDDFLLPIAKDLKNLCHKYDALFIVNDRLELTLKSDADGIHVGEEDVDISEIRKALKDKIVGVSCYGDVERAILMERLSATYAAFGSFYPSPTKPKSKVVDKSAITEAKRFLKIPVCVIGGITVERAKELVELGADLVAVISDIWTAENIEERAREYAELFRGKR, from the coding sequence ATGCTAAAAGGTTTATATGTAATCACAGATGAAAAATTAACTCCATACGATAAAATTTTTGACATGGTAGAACAATCTTTAAAAGGTGGTGCTAAATTAGTTCAGCTGAGAGATAAAAATAATACCGATGACTTTTTATTACCAATAGCTAAGGACTTGAAAAATCTTTGCCATAAATATGATGCTTTATTTATAGTTAATGACAGGCTTGAATTAACTTTAAAGTCTGATGCTGATGGAATTCATGTTGGAGAAGAGGATGTTGACATATCAGAAATTAGAAAAGCTCTAAAAGATAAGATCGTTGGTGTATCTTGTTATGGAGATGTTGAAAGGGCAATATTGATGGAGCGTTTATCTGCTACTTATGCTGCTTTTGGAAGTTTTTACCCTTCTCCAACAAAGCCTAAATCTAAAGTCGTTGATAAATCTGCAATAACAGAAGCTAAAAGATTTTTAAAAATACCTGTCTGTGTAATAGGTGGTATTACGGTTGAAAGAGCTAAAGAACTTGTTGAGCTTGGTGCTGATTTAGTGGCTGTAATAAGTGATATATGGACTGCCGAAAACATAGAAGAGAGGGCAAGAGAATATGCAGAATTGTTTAGAGGTAAAAGGTAA
- the flgK gene encoding flagellar hook-associated protein FlgK: MSLLASLSIAGQSLLTFQRGINSTNKNISNVTTEGYNKETPVFQDLPKSGVYLNKIIRAFDQSLFNRSISLNQSVNSDKSYSGILDNIEDVFNDALGGGFSDTLNTFFNSINDMLIKPDDLAARSQFIANAKVLVGKIRSSNKALEDLKQQTVLKVRDQINQINQITEQLAKLNNLIKTKTLDVESNNEYLNERDRLITQLSNLIDTKVVFNEDNTVNVFTAKGFGLVVGMTNTQLQFETDSNGNAIIKWNNTNDITKEIQNGELGGNLKGIDAINGQLNRLNDFATVLANVFNKVHSQGYGLDGSTGLNFFGIDPNSSLSKIDASNIIVAIDDPKQVALATNNAYLNSDNTNGKNLLALKDSINGVLTPTEETALKSSLNDPNNYDIIKNSKFSEYYNSQLVAIISSESSRIKTQMKNNQFLYDAITEKMKSLTGVNMDEELINLTKLQRSYQAAARIITVTDELMQTILNIGK, translated from the coding sequence ATGTCGCTATTGGCAAGTTTATCCATAGCAGGACAAAGCTTATTAACATTTCAAAGAGGAATAAACTCTACAAATAAAAATATATCCAACGTAACTACAGAAGGGTACAATAAAGAAACGCCGGTTTTTCAAGATTTACCAAAAAGCGGAGTATATCTAAATAAAATAATCAGAGCTTTTGACCAATCATTATTTAACAGGTCTATTTCTTTGAATCAAAGCGTAAATTCTGATAAAAGTTATAGTGGCATACTTGATAATATAGAAGATGTGTTTAACGATGCACTTGGTGGTGGATTTTCTGATACACTAAATACATTTTTTAACTCCATAAACGATATGCTTATAAAACCTGATGATTTGGCTGCAAGGTCTCAATTTATAGCAAATGCTAAGGTTTTAGTTGGAAAAATAAGAAGCAGTAATAAAGCACTTGAAGACTTAAAACAGCAAACAGTTTTAAAAGTAAGGGACCAAATTAATCAAATCAATCAAATTACCGAGCAGTTAGCAAAGTTAAATAATCTTATAAAGACAAAAACTCTTGATGTTGAATCTAACAACGAATATCTAAATGAAAGAGACAGATTAATAACTCAATTAAGCAATTTAATAGACACAAAGGTTGTGTTTAATGAAGATAACACTGTTAATGTATTTACTGCTAAAGGTTTTGGCTTGGTAGTCGGTATGACAAATACACAGCTTCAGTTTGAAACAGATTCCAATGGAAATGCTATTATAAAATGGAATAATACAAACGATATAACAAAAGAGATACAAAATGGAGAGCTTGGTGGCAATTTAAAAGGAATAGATGCAATTAATGGACAGCTAAATAGATTAAATGACTTTGCAACTGTTTTAGCAAATGTGTTTAATAAAGTTCACAGTCAAGGTTATGGATTAGACGGCAGCACCGGTTTAAATTTCTTTGGAATTGACCCAAATTCTTCACTATCTAAAATAGATGCATCTAATATTATTGTAGCTATAGACGATCCTAAACAAGTTGCTTTGGCAACAAATAATGCATATTTAAATTCAGATAATACAAACGGTAAAAATCTTTTAGCATTAAAAGATAGTATCAACGGCGTACTTACACCTACCGAAGAAACAGCTTTAAAATCAAGTCTTAACGACCCAAACAATTATGACATCATTAAAAATAGCAAATTTTCAGAATATTACAACTCACAACTTGTGGCTATTATTTCGTCTGAAAGTTCAAGAATAAAAACACAGATGAAAAATAACCAATTTCTATATGATGCCATAACAGAAAAGATGAAAAGCTTAACCGGTGTTAATATGGATGAAGAGTTGATTAACTTAACCAAGCTTCAAAGGTCATACCAAGCTGCTGCAAGAATAATCACTGTTACGGATGAATTAATGCAAACGATTTTGAATATAGGCAAGTAA